In one window of Planctomycetaceae bacterium DNA:
- a CDS encoding TIM barrel protein: MSGQLRPSVCVDAVFEGRPIDQAVRSVSGCGIPAFEFWGWWDKDLEQLNRIRQQNGMQISACCTHFISLVDPMKRAQYLQGLEQTIDAAKSIGCKTIISQVGDFRPEAGRDEQHRSLVDGLKAAAPLLHRAGITLVFEPLNELVDHAGYYLVRSDEAFQIVDEVGSEYVKVVFDIYHQQISEGHVIHNITSNIHRIGHFHAAGNPGRHELTKGELNYQAIFDAIQKTSYDGYVGLEYWPVDAPETGLREVASWF, from the coding sequence ATGTCCGGACAGTTACGCCCTTCGGTTTGTGTTGATGCCGTTTTTGAAGGACGACCAATTGATCAGGCTGTTCGGTCAGTCAGTGGCTGCGGCATTCCCGCATTTGAGTTCTGGGGATGGTGGGATAAGGACCTTGAACAGCTGAATCGGATTCGGCAGCAAAACGGCATGCAGATTTCTGCATGCTGCACGCATTTCATCTCGTTGGTCGATCCAATGAAACGTGCGCAGTACCTGCAGGGGCTCGAACAGACGATCGATGCGGCGAAATCGATCGGGTGCAAAACCATTATTTCGCAGGTCGGCGATTTTCGCCCGGAGGCCGGACGCGATGAACAGCATCGGTCACTGGTGGATGGGCTGAAGGCGGCAGCGCCTCTTTTGCACCGAGCCGGAATCACTCTGGTTTTTGAGCCGCTGAATGAACTGGTTGACCACGCCGGTTATTATCTGGTCCGCAGCGACGAAGCGTTTCAGATTGTGGACGAAGTCGGCAGCGAATATGTGAAGGTCGTCTTCGACATCTATCATCAGCAGATCAGCGAAGGTCATGTGATCCACAACATCACTTCGAACATCCATCGCATCGGGCATTTTCACGCAGCCGGTAATCCCGGCCGGCACGAATTGACGAAGGGCGAACTGAACTATCAAGCCATCTTTGATGCCATTCAGAAGACGTCGTACGACGGGTATGTCGGACTTGAGTACTGGCCGGTCGATGCACCAGAAACGGGACTCAGAGAAGTCGCGTCGTGGTTCTGA
- a CDS encoding ATPase domain-containing protein, giving the protein MGRDRVESEDIMATETKATGRQSTGVPRLDAALGGGLIPGTLTVVMGATGIGKTQLGVSYANAGAAQEGERGILFDLTTRGDSQNQPEYARRLFDWKMTIRQLADRIDPAVVWDRDAIRSDYLHVFHRGGRRVTITDMQPEEWQEFKADLMRRLDQTIAFFYGNFVHGVRRCVIDGVEPTERDAESFQFHLFDYIYHQVLRKEHDWLARDLFRVHFRSQQELVQKHAYDYQSVGGMLLYTSHEVMLDDLISRPIQSGDVLSNANTIILMGKTRNGNQMGRAMYVAKHRGSACEEQIMPYRITETGFELE; this is encoded by the coding sequence ATGGGACGAGACAGGGTTGAGAGCGAAGATATTATGGCGACAGAAACCAAAGCGACTGGCAGGCAGAGTACCGGTGTTCCGCGACTGGACGCCGCGCTCGGGGGCGGCTTGATTCCAGGCACGCTGACGGTCGTGATGGGGGCCACAGGCATCGGCAAAACACAACTGGGGGTGAGCTATGCGAATGCCGGTGCTGCGCAGGAAGGTGAGCGAGGCATCCTGTTTGATTTAACCACGCGAGGTGACTCACAGAATCAGCCGGAATACGCCCGTCGGCTGTTCGACTGGAAGATGACGATTCGTCAGCTCGCCGACCGAATTGATCCGGCGGTTGTCTGGGATCGCGATGCCATTCGTTCCGACTATCTTCACGTGTTTCATCGTGGCGGACGGCGGGTGACAATCACGGATATGCAGCCTGAAGAGTGGCAGGAGTTCAAAGCAGATTTGATGCGTCGGCTGGATCAGACGATTGCATTTTTCTACGGCAATTTTGTCCATGGAGTTCGTCGATGTGTGATTGATGGTGTTGAACCCACCGAACGGGACGCTGAATCGTTTCAGTTTCATTTGTTCGATTACATCTACCATCAGGTGCTGCGGAAAGAGCACGACTGGCTGGCGCGTGATTTATTTCGCGTTCATTTTCGTTCGCAGCAGGAACTCGTGCAAAAACACGCTTACGATTACCAATCCGTTGGAGGAATGCTGCTGTATACAAGCCATGAGGTCATGCTGGATGATCTCATCAGCCGCCCCATTCAATCCGGCGACGTTCTTTCCAATGCGAATACCATTATCCTGATGGGGAAAACTCGAAACGGCAATCAAATGGGCCGTGCGATGTATGTGGCAAAACATCGCGGCAGCGCATGCGAGGAACAAATCATGCCTTATCGAATCACTGAAACGGGCTTTGAGCTTGAGTGA
- a CDS encoding GTPase, producing MRKINGTVELLTAATRGAVAVLRVTAERPDELVALVERSFRCRSSVDFRDASPGRILYGQWGHEDIVVCRLSPLTCEVHCHGGPAAVDAIQSDLVASGITVLEELPLSTDQLRDCFFSACDQSSFDVLKNLIEAEIQRVLRQTETLRTAGFVLSQAHRVANGEAQSGLAAWFERIANAIHRRKADPPSTSDFNPFESLKETLRWQSFARHLIVPYRVLVLGRPNAGKSSMVNAIVGYDRTIVSEQPGTTRDLIDVRTVLDGWPFEFVDSAGLREHTVDEIERTGIRNAIAGTATCDAILLLHDASTGEPLEPSLTALVQSEDAPVPTALLLTKNDLPSSPPAFETFGFKDVLSVSAVTGDGIARVQRWLLQTLIESEPGPEQLLPLPGAICNFLNELNRSESHHGI from the coding sequence ATGCGGAAGATCAACGGAACTGTCGAACTGCTGACCGCGGCGACTCGCGGAGCGGTTGCTGTCCTGCGGGTCACGGCGGAACGCCCGGATGAACTCGTCGCACTGGTCGAGCGGTCATTTCGTTGTCGATCGTCTGTTGACTTCCGCGATGCTTCACCCGGTCGAATTCTCTACGGGCAATGGGGCCACGAAGACATCGTTGTCTGCCGTTTGTCGCCGCTGACGTGTGAAGTCCATTGCCATGGAGGTCCTGCTGCTGTTGATGCCATTCAGTCCGATCTGGTGGCCAGCGGAATTACCGTTCTGGAGGAGTTGCCACTATCTACCGATCAGTTGCGAGACTGTTTTTTTTCAGCCTGCGATCAATCTTCGTTTGACGTCCTCAAGAACCTGATCGAAGCTGAGATCCAGCGGGTTCTGCGGCAGACAGAAACCCTCCGTACGGCAGGATTTGTGCTCTCGCAGGCGCACCGCGTGGCAAACGGCGAAGCACAATCAGGTTTGGCTGCCTGGTTCGAAAGAATCGCAAACGCCATTCATCGTCGAAAAGCTGATCCTCCCTCCACCAGCGATTTCAATCCATTCGAAAGTCTGAAGGAAACGTTGCGGTGGCAGTCGTTTGCTCGCCATCTGATCGTTCCTTACCGTGTGCTGGTCCTCGGCAGACCCAACGCCGGCAAGTCCAGCATGGTCAATGCCATTGTGGGGTACGATCGAACCATTGTTTCAGAACAGCCCGGAACAACGCGTGACTTAATCGACGTACGAACAGTACTTGACGGCTGGCCATTTGAGTTCGTGGATTCTGCCGGACTGCGTGAACACACGGTCGATGAAATTGAACGGACAGGAATCCGGAATGCAATTGCAGGCACAGCAACATGTGATGCAATCCTTCTGCTGCATGATGCATCCACTGGTGAGCCGCTGGAACCATCCCTCACTGCCCTGGTACAGTCTGAAGACGCTCCCGTGCCAACGGCCTTGTTGCTGACGAAGAATGACCTCCCGTCGAGTCCCCCCGCGTTCGAAACCTTCGGCTTCAAAGACGTTCTGTCCGTGTCCGCCGTTACCGGTGATGGAATTGCAAGGGTGCAGCGATGGCTTCTGCAGACACTTATTGAATCAGAGCCCGGGCCGGAACAACTTCTGCCACTGCCCGGAGCCATCTGCAATTTCTTAAATGAACTGAACCGTTCCGAATCCCATCACGGAATCTGA
- a CDS encoding RidA family protein: MGVESRLEELGITLPAPPPPGGVYTPVVVVDRMAYVSGQVPYGPDGKLLSGRVGSEITEEEGVAAARVVALTMLATIKASLGSLDRVKRVVKVFGMVNCSPDFQHHPQVMNGFSNTMVEVFGEAGKAARSAVGMGSLPFNVPVEVEAIVELHE; the protein is encoded by the coding sequence ATGGGTGTCGAATCCCGGCTCGAAGAATTAGGCATCACGCTTCCAGCACCACCACCGCCCGGGGGAGTTTACACGCCGGTTGTTGTTGTGGATCGGATGGCTTACGTCTCCGGACAGGTGCCTTACGGACCGGATGGAAAACTGCTTTCAGGTCGAGTTGGTTCGGAGATCACAGAAGAAGAAGGCGTTGCTGCCGCTCGAGTCGTGGCATTGACAATGCTGGCCACTATCAAGGCTTCTCTGGGCAGTCTGGACCGTGTGAAGCGTGTCGTCAAAGTGTTCGGAATGGTCAATTGCTCGCCGGATTTTCAGCATCATCCACAAGTGATGAATGGGTTCAGCAACACCATGGTGGAAGTCTTTGGCGAGGCTGGCAAGGCTGCCCGCAGCGCTGTCGGTATGGGATCACTACCGTTTAACGTGCCTGTGGAAGTCGAGGCAATTGTGGAACTGCATGAATAG
- a CDS encoding AAA family ATPase — translation MRSIAVMNQKGGVGKTTSSVNLAASLARQGRKVCVIDLDPQGHASFHLGIEAGPEMTTVYDVFSQQTTLDDARQLVAENLSVVPSNIDLAATEVELAGMQGREFILRNAMQHWKEQNRFDYVIMDCPPSLGVLTINALSAVGEVFIPLQPHFFALQGLSKLFETTALVRRRLNRELRVTGVMMCLYESGTRLAADVTEDLKHFLKSSDGDAPWAAARIFRTRIRRNIKLAEAPSFGQSIFDYAPACPGATDYEGLGKEVLAMEESASDTAQPPASSATAQVLPDSKAA, via the coding sequence ATGCGAAGTATTGCTGTGATGAATCAAAAGGGAGGCGTTGGCAAGACGACTTCCAGCGTAAACCTGGCAGCTTCACTGGCTCGACAGGGACGCAAGGTCTGCGTGATCGACCTCGACCCTCAGGGACACGCGTCCTTTCATTTGGGTATCGAAGCCGGCCCGGAAATGACCACTGTCTACGATGTCTTTTCGCAGCAGACGACACTCGACGACGCCCGGCAGCTGGTGGCTGAAAACCTTTCGGTCGTTCCTTCGAATATTGACCTTGCCGCCACTGAAGTTGAGCTTGCTGGCATGCAGGGACGCGAGTTCATTCTGCGCAATGCCATGCAGCACTGGAAAGAACAGAATCGCTTCGACTACGTCATCATGGACTGCCCACCATCACTGGGTGTGCTCACCATCAACGCACTGTCTGCCGTTGGTGAAGTCTTTATCCCCCTGCAACCCCACTTCTTTGCCTTGCAGGGTCTGTCAAAACTCTTCGAAACCACTGCTCTGGTACGTCGTCGATTGAATCGCGAGCTGCGAGTCACCGGTGTGATGATGTGCCTTTACGAATCCGGTACGCGTCTGGCCGCCGATGTCACGGAAGACCTGAAGCACTTCCTGAAATCCAGCGATGGTGACGCGCCCTGGGCCGCGGCACGCATTTTCCGCACTCGCATCCGCCGAAACATCAAGCTGGCGGAAGCCCCAAGCTTCGGACAGTCAATTTTCGACTACGCTCCGGCTTGTCCCGGAGCGACTGACTACGAGGGGCTGGGCAAAGAAGTGCTGGCGATGGAAGAATCTGCCAGCGACACAGCTCAGCCACCCGCATCCAGCGCAACCGCGCAGGTGTTACCGGATTCCAAAGCCGCCTGA
- a CDS encoding sigma 54-interacting transcriptional regulator, whose protein sequence is MELDYQKDPSLLAKLIDGMPVGFFTVNELGEFVSWSDGATRITGYSREDVLGRSCTMLGAGQQKGFGSLPEILSAHSPSTADGVHRQEYKVLARDGRALQLHGSIRLLRDDLGKPKGAIGCFRDVTEFVLAYQKIEMLEEQTCQRDAFEQLIGASQPMQEVYRRLRLAAQTDVTAFISGEPGTGKETAARAIHSVSDRRAKPFIAVRCSAIPDPLLESELFGHVEGAFPGAVRDQVGMFEAADGGTLFLDEIEEVSPLLQLKLLRVLQERGIRRVGSDKPVPIDVRIIAATSKDVREQISRGEFREDFYYRIHVFDIRLPPLRDRREDVTLLANQFLREISSRQVRAVNSFSRDAMQRLLDYDWPGNVRELRNAIEHAMTTVADNRITLFDLPSEIRNPSARRNFQRMPDGTRRIKSTAPATIPVDKLTPKQREERDQLLRVLEETGGNKTAAARILGFSRVTMWKKVSKYGID, encoded by the coding sequence ATGGAACTCGACTATCAGAAAGACCCGTCCCTGCTTGCCAAACTGATCGATGGCATGCCCGTGGGATTCTTCACCGTCAATGAATTGGGAGAATTTGTTTCCTGGAGTGACGGCGCCACGCGAATCACAGGGTACTCGCGAGAGGACGTTCTTGGCAGATCCTGCACGATGCTCGGAGCAGGCCAGCAGAAGGGATTCGGGTCACTGCCTGAAATTCTGAGTGCGCACTCTCCGAGCACTGCTGACGGTGTGCACCGTCAGGAATACAAAGTGCTCGCAAGAGATGGAAGAGCGTTGCAGCTTCACGGAAGTATCCGTCTCCTTCGAGATGATCTGGGGAAGCCGAAGGGAGCCATCGGATGCTTCAGAGATGTCACGGAGTTTGTTCTTGCATACCAGAAGATCGAGATGCTCGAAGAGCAAACGTGTCAACGGGATGCATTCGAACAGCTCATCGGTGCCAGCCAGCCCATGCAGGAAGTGTATCGGCGGCTGAGACTTGCTGCACAGACCGACGTAACAGCATTCATCAGTGGCGAACCAGGTACCGGAAAAGAAACAGCGGCCCGTGCGATTCACTCCGTCAGTGATCGTCGCGCGAAACCATTCATCGCGGTTCGTTGCTCCGCAATTCCCGATCCACTGCTCGAAAGTGAACTCTTCGGGCACGTCGAAGGAGCATTTCCAGGAGCGGTCCGAGATCAGGTTGGAATGTTTGAAGCGGCGGACGGCGGGACACTGTTTCTTGACGAAATCGAAGAGGTGTCGCCATTGCTGCAACTCAAACTACTTCGCGTTCTTCAGGAACGCGGGATTCGACGGGTTGGTAGTGACAAGCCAGTGCCAATCGACGTCCGAATTATTGCTGCCACCAGCAAGGATGTACGGGAACAGATTTCACGAGGTGAATTTCGGGAAGATTTCTATTACCGAATCCATGTCTTCGATATCAGACTTCCGCCTCTACGCGATCGTCGCGAAGACGTTACGTTGCTCGCAAACCAATTCCTCAGGGAAATTTCCTCACGCCAGGTACGAGCCGTCAATAGCTTCTCTCGTGATGCCATGCAGCGGTTGCTCGACTATGACTGGCCCGGAAATGTGCGCGAGTTGCGGAATGCGATCGAGCACGCGATGACAACCGTGGCAGACAACCGGATTACTCTTTTCGACCTGCCTTCCGAAATTCGAAATCCTTCTGCCCGACGAAATTTCCAGCGGATGCCGGATGGAACGCGGCGAATCAAGTCCACCGCGCCAGCAACAATCCCGGTTGATAAACTGACACCAAAACAGCGAGAAGAACGCGACCAACTGCTTAGAGTGCTGGAAGAAACAGGTGGCAACAAGACCGCCGCCGCCAGAATTCTTGGGTTCAGCCGAGTCACGATGTGGAAGAAGGTCAGCAAATACGGTATCGACTAA
- the trpS gene encoding tryptophan--tRNA ligase gives MRVLSGIQPTGRFHWGNYFGAIRQYIALQGNEQSFYFIADLHALTTVRNPVELADNVQNAALDLLALGLEPEKATLYRQSDVPEVTELTWLLMTITQMHLLEKCHAYKDKKAKGLPADAGLFAYPVLMAADILIYDSNLVPVGADQVQHIEVTRDLAQRFNSLYGETLQLPDAHVLDASAKVPGVNGEKMSKSYNNTIQIFDTPKRLRKRIMSIKTDSKALEDPKDPDTCAVFDLYRLFASEQQQNELANRYRSGGMGYGEAKQALYDSAMEYFGKSFARREKLEANPADVEDILQAGAKRARAKAQEVLDRARTACGLASGKGLR, from the coding sequence ATGAGAGTTCTTTCCGGCATTCAGCCAACGGGGCGTTTTCACTGGGGCAATTATTTTGGAGCGATCCGTCAGTACATCGCTCTGCAGGGTAACGAACAATCGTTCTACTTTATTGCCGATCTGCATGCATTGACAACGGTTCGAAATCCCGTTGAGCTGGCGGACAATGTCCAGAATGCCGCTCTGGATCTGCTTGCCCTTGGGCTTGAACCGGAAAAGGCCACACTTTACCGACAATCGGATGTCCCTGAAGTAACTGAACTGACATGGTTGTTGATGACCATCACTCAGATGCATCTGCTGGAAAAGTGTCACGCTTACAAGGATAAGAAAGCAAAGGGCCTTCCAGCAGACGCCGGCCTGTTTGCATATCCGGTGTTGATGGCCGCCGACATCCTGATCTACGACAGCAATCTGGTTCCGGTCGGCGCAGACCAGGTTCAGCATATCGAAGTCACTCGCGACCTGGCTCAGCGTTTTAACAGCCTGTACGGCGAAACGCTGCAACTGCCGGATGCACACGTTCTTGACGCTTCGGCCAAAGTGCCCGGGGTCAATGGCGAGAAAATGTCGAAGAGCTATAACAACACAATCCAGATTTTCGACACACCCAAACGTCTCCGTAAGCGAATCATGTCCATCAAAACGGATTCGAAAGCCCTGGAAGATCCCAAGGATCCTGACACCTGTGCGGTTTTCGATCTCTACCGGTTGTTTGCCAGTGAACAGCAGCAGAATGAACTGGCGAATCGATACCGTTCCGGGGGCATGGGCTACGGCGAAGCCAAGCAGGCACTGTATGATTCTGCGATGGAGTACTTTGGCAAATCGTTTGCCCGCCGCGAGAAGCTCGAAGCGAACCCCGCTGACGTTGAAGATATTCTGCAGGCGGGAGCCAAACGAGCGCGTGCAAAAGCTCAGGAAGTGCTGGACCGTGCAAGGACCGCCTGCGGACTCGCCTCAGGAAAAGGTCTCCGCTGA
- a CDS encoding YkgJ family cysteine cluster protein, with amino-acid sequence MDGGANLPLIENCDRCGACCMRTPVPPFAPGEEAARNVPDSLLQTIQQRIDADQHFDLIPCVWFDPDLRRCRNYEYRPDACRAFEIGSTLCRLSRWDEGIDK; translated from the coding sequence GTGGATGGAGGAGCAAACCTCCCTTTGATCGAAAACTGTGATCGTTGCGGTGCCTGCTGCATGCGAACGCCCGTTCCTCCGTTCGCACCGGGCGAAGAGGCGGCCAGAAACGTTCCCGACAGTTTACTTCAAACGATCCAGCAGCGAATTGATGCCGATCAACACTTTGATCTGATCCCATGCGTCTGGTTTGACCCGGACCTACGTCGATGTCGGAACTACGAATATCGTCCGGATGCGTGCCGGGCATTCGAAATCGGGAGCACGCTTTGCCGGTTATCACGCTGGGACGAAGGGATTGACAAGTAA
- the floA gene encoding flotillin-like protein FloA (flotillin-like protein involved in membrane lipid rafts), translating to MDPWVIAIIGTCIIMGIIGLIFLVVFASVFSLWFRAMMSGAAINPLQMVFMKLKKVNPNIIVDCRIMSVQAGVTDISTNAMESHYLAGGNVPLVVRALIAAHRANIDLDWNTAAAIDLAGRNVLEAVQTSVNTKVIDCPDVSRTGRSTLDGVAKDGIQLKARARVTVRTNLGQLIGGATEETIIARVGEGIVSAIGSCATHKEVLANPMLIARTVLNKGLDSQTAYAIVSIDIADIDVGDNVGARLQADQAEADVRIARAKAEERRAAAVALEQEMKAVTQENQAAVVLAEAAIPEAIANAYRSGNLRSATHDS from the coding sequence ATGGATCCCTGGGTGATTGCGATCATCGGCACATGCATCATCATGGGCATCATCGGCCTGATCTTTCTGGTGGTCTTTGCGTCGGTATTTTCGCTCTGGTTTCGGGCAATGATGTCGGGAGCCGCCATCAATCCACTGCAAATGGTGTTCATGAAACTGAAGAAGGTGAATCCCAACATCATCGTCGATTGTCGGATCATGTCTGTTCAGGCCGGCGTCACGGATATCAGCACTAACGCAATGGAGTCGCACTATCTCGCGGGAGGAAATGTACCGCTGGTTGTCAGGGCATTAATTGCCGCTCATCGCGCTAACATTGACCTCGACTGGAACACCGCGGCGGCCATCGATCTTGCAGGCCGAAATGTTCTGGAGGCTGTTCAGACCAGTGTCAACACGAAGGTCATTGATTGCCCGGATGTCAGCCGCACGGGTCGTTCCACTCTGGATGGCGTCGCGAAGGATGGGATCCAGCTCAAGGCACGTGCACGAGTGACTGTACGAACGAACCTGGGACAATTGATCGGCGGAGCCACGGAAGAGACCATCATTGCTCGCGTTGGCGAAGGCATTGTTTCTGCGATTGGGTCGTGCGCAACGCATAAGGAAGTTCTGGCGAACCCAATGCTGATCGCCCGAACTGTGCTGAACAAAGGTCTGGACTCACAAACCGCCTACGCAATCGTTTCCATTGATATCGCTGACATTGATGTCGGCGACAATGTGGGGGCGCGTTTGCAGGCGGACCAGGCCGAAGCGGATGTCCGTATCGCTCGGGCAAAAGCCGAAGAACGTCGCGCGGCAGCGGTTGCCCTGGAACAGGAAATGAAGGCCGTCACGCAGGAAAATCAGGCAGCGGTTGTGCTGGCTGAAGCCGCCATTCCTGAAGCAATTGCAAACGCCTATCGCAGTGGAAACTTAAGGTCTGCAACACACGATTCTTAG
- a CDS encoding dihydroorotate dehydrogenase, with translation MSLQAAPSLAVTLNRLQFRNPVLVASGTFGYAKEMAAFVNFSELGGIIPKTVTPQPRPGNPPPRTVETASGLLNSIGLDNDGFDQFLIEKLPYLKSLGTGIIVNVAAKTQDEFQTMAEKLNDQQGVAGVELNISCPNVSGGVDFGTDPRLASEVVGAFRKACRLPIIAKLTPNVTSVVPIAQAVADAGADAVTLVNTFQGMAIDWKRRKPILGNVLGGLSGPAIKPLALRIVWQVSQQVNIPIIGVGGIQCIDDVMEFLLAGASAVQIGTASFYNPGIACQIVQQLPDALNQLGAKSVADITGTLQIADRT, from the coding sequence ATGAGTCTACAAGCAGCGCCATCGCTGGCTGTCACGCTGAATCGCCTTCAGTTCAGGAATCCGGTCCTGGTCGCCTCCGGTACGTTCGGCTACGCGAAGGAAATGGCGGCATTCGTCAATTTTTCAGAACTCGGCGGCATCATCCCCAAGACGGTGACGCCGCAACCGCGCCCGGGCAATCCACCGCCTCGCACCGTTGAAACTGCCAGTGGACTTTTGAATTCCATTGGACTGGATAATGACGGATTCGACCAGTTTCTCATCGAAAAACTGCCATATCTGAAAAGCCTGGGCACCGGCATCATTGTGAATGTTGCCGCAAAGACTCAGGATGAATTTCAGACGATGGCAGAGAAGCTCAATGATCAGCAGGGGGTTGCTGGTGTTGAATTGAACATCTCATGCCCCAATGTTTCGGGGGGCGTTGATTTCGGGACGGACCCCAGACTGGCTTCGGAGGTTGTGGGAGCGTTTCGAAAAGCCTGCCGATTGCCGATCATTGCGAAACTAACCCCCAATGTCACAAGTGTTGTGCCGATTGCTCAGGCCGTTGCCGATGCAGGTGCTGATGCTGTGACACTTGTGAATACTTTTCAGGGAATGGCGATCGACTGGAAACGCCGCAAACCCATTCTGGGGAATGTGCTTGGCGGATTAAGCGGCCCGGCGATCAAACCGCTGGCACTACGAATCGTCTGGCAGGTATCACAACAGGTGAATATTCCGATCATTGGTGTTGGCGGTATTCAGTGTATCGACGACGTCATGGAATTCTTACTGGCCGGCGCATCTGCCGTTCAGATCGGAACGGCAAGCTTCTACAATCCGGGGATTGCCTGCCAGATTGTTCAACAGTTGCCCGATGCCCTGAACCAGCTGGGTGCGAAGAGCGTCGCAGATATCACAGGGACACTCCAGATTGCTGACAGAACTTAG